In Mycobacterium gallinarum, a single window of DNA contains:
- a CDS encoding multidrug effflux MFS transporter, protein MATSPFVDATTVEAKSPSRTKMVLILGLLVALGPLTIDMYLPALPKIAEDLGVSSSVAQLTLTGTLAGLALGQLIVGPLSDSLGRRRPLMAGIVLHMLASLVCLFAPNIAVLGVARGLQGVGAAAAMVVAFAAIGDLFEESVAATVFSRVMLVLGAAPVLAPSLGAVVLLKASWHWVFAVLVVMAGALLLLAALALPETLPASHRRPLKVRSIAATYVEVLRDVRFVVLVLVAALGMSGLFAYIAGAAFVLQGRYGLDQQAFALVFAAGAVALIGATQFNVVLLRRFTPQTIALWALAAAAVVGVVFVGLSAAHVGGLFGFVIPVWAILGAMGLVIPNAPAVALTRHPEAAGTAAAALGAAQFGLGAAIAPLVGVLGNDEFALALVMTVGMVIALFALALTLRVGARAVGTPAPVSKDNERDGVIGDAVPEPA, encoded by the coding sequence ATGGCAACATCACCCTTCGTGGACGCGACGACTGTGGAGGCGAAGTCGCCGAGCCGCACCAAGATGGTTCTGATCCTGGGACTGTTGGTCGCCCTGGGCCCGCTGACCATCGACATGTACCTCCCGGCGTTGCCGAAGATCGCCGAGGACCTCGGGGTGTCGTCGTCGGTGGCGCAGCTGACGCTCACCGGAACCCTCGCGGGCCTCGCCCTCGGCCAGCTGATCGTCGGTCCGCTGTCGGACTCGCTCGGTCGTCGGCGGCCGCTGATGGCCGGCATCGTCCTGCACATGCTGGCGTCGCTGGTGTGCCTCTTCGCGCCGAACATCGCCGTACTGGGCGTGGCGCGCGGGCTGCAGGGCGTGGGCGCCGCCGCCGCGATGGTCGTGGCGTTCGCCGCGATCGGGGATCTGTTCGAAGAGTCGGTCGCCGCCACGGTCTTTTCCCGGGTGATGCTCGTGCTCGGCGCTGCTCCGGTACTCGCCCCGTCGCTGGGCGCGGTAGTCCTCTTGAAGGCCTCCTGGCACTGGGTGTTCGCGGTGCTGGTGGTCATGGCGGGGGCGCTGTTGTTGCTGGCCGCCCTGGCGCTGCCGGAAACCCTGCCGGCGTCGCATCGACGTCCGCTGAAGGTGCGCAGCATCGCGGCCACATACGTCGAGGTTCTGCGCGACGTCCGCTTCGTCGTGCTGGTCCTCGTCGCCGCGCTCGGCATGTCCGGGCTGTTCGCGTACATCGCGGGCGCGGCCTTCGTGCTGCAGGGCCGGTACGGGTTGGACCAGCAGGCTTTCGCACTGGTGTTCGCGGCAGGCGCCGTCGCGCTGATCGGTGCCACCCAGTTCAACGTCGTGCTGCTGCGCCGGTTCACGCCGCAGACCATCGCGCTGTGGGCGCTGGCCGCAGCGGCCGTGGTGGGCGTTGTGTTCGTGGGTCTCTCGGCTGCCCACGTCGGCGGGCTGTTCGGATTCGTCATTCCGGTGTGGGCGATCCTCGGTGCGATGGGACTGGTAATCCCGAACGCGCCGGCCGTCGCCCTGACCCGGCATCCCGAGGCCGCGGGCACCGCGGCGGCGGCGCTCGGCGCGGCGCAGTTCGGGCTGGGCGCGGCGATCGCCCCGCTCGTCGGGGTGCTCGGCAACGACGAGTTCGCCCTCGCGCTGGTGATGACGGTCGGTATGGTGATCGCGTTGTTCGCATTGGCCCTTACGCTGCGCGTCGGGGCTCGGGCGGTGGGCACGCCGGCGCCCGTATCCAAGGACAATGAGCGGGATGGTGTCATCGGCGACGCCGTCCCAGAGCCGGCCTGA